The following are from one region of the Stenotrophomonas lactitubi genome:
- the dnaE gene encoding DNA polymerase III subunit alpha: MSNSRFVHLHVHTEFSLADSTIRVPAKPDQADPKKAKQANLLSRSVELGLPALAVTDLNNLFALVKFYKAAEGVGIKPIAGADVMIAEEGQDPWRMTLLCRDREGYLSLSRLLTRAWMEGHRPEGGVAVHPDWLKAGNASLFALAGRDSLAGRLALDGKHDLAEQQLADWQRVFGDGLHLELTRTGRDGEESFNQFALMAAGQRGLPVVASNDVRFLSPSDFSAHEARVCISTGRVLDDPKRPREYSDQQYLKSAEEMCALFADIPDAIDNTLALAERCNIEMRLGTYFLPDYPVPDEETLDSWIRSESRKGLAARLEKNPIAPGMTAQDYSDRLEFELDTIIKMGFPGYFLIVADFIQWGKAQGIPIGPGRGSGAGSLVAWALQITDLDPLPYNLLFERFLNPERVSMPDFDIDFCMDRRDEVIDYVARKYGRERVSQIITYGTMAAKAVVRDSGRVLGFPYGLVDGVAKLIPNILGISLKDAMGEGKDSEMASPELIQRYQSEDDVRDLIDLARQLEDLTRNAGKHAGGVVIAPEPLSEFCPLFAEHDEEGRGKNPVTQFDKNDVEEVGLVKFDFLGLRTLTIIDWAVKAINKRHERAGIPPVDITQLPLDDAPTYKDIFASGNTGAVFQFESSGMRRLLKDAKPDRFEDLIALVSLYRPGPMDLIPSFVDRKHGREDVEYPDPRTERILRDTYGIMVYQEQVMQMAQIVGGYSLGGADLLRRAMGKKVPAEMAKHREIFREGAAKDGVGEAKADAIFDLMEKFAGYGFNKSHAAAYALVSYQTAWLKRHYPAEFMAATLSSDMDNTEKVVGFLDEVRNLGLTVLPPKVNQSAFMFEAATPDTIQYGLGAIKGVGQGACEAVVDERLRGGDYTDLLDFCTRIGSAKLNRRTLEAMINCGALDELGHNRASLMLQLPEVIKATEQMARERASGQNSLFGGPEPGVQAIHLELQETDEWPLLQRLNGERDTLGFYLSGHPFDPWRDDVRDLVGTDLGSVEKIWSANSNSGGGEKRWRPEVQTVLAGQVVGVRRKGESQIFIQLEDGRGRVECSAFSDAMAEFGHLMTKDRILVVKGGLREDEFNGGFALRIRQCWDFDEVCANYATRLSLRLDLRQQRPVWERIDALLDRHRPGRTPLRLDLLLKGPDGGIAGMLDVSGQSAVRVDSKLMEALRAEPAVRTLKVRYSPPWAS; encoded by the coding sequence ATGTCCAACTCCCGCTTCGTACATCTCCACGTCCACACCGAGTTCTCGCTGGCGGACTCGACCATCCGCGTGCCGGCCAAGCCGGACCAGGCTGACCCGAAGAAGGCCAAGCAGGCCAACCTGCTGTCACGTTCGGTCGAACTCGGCCTGCCTGCGCTGGCGGTGACCGACCTCAACAACCTGTTCGCCCTGGTCAAGTTCTACAAGGCTGCCGAAGGCGTGGGCATCAAGCCCATCGCCGGCGCCGACGTGATGATCGCCGAGGAAGGCCAGGACCCGTGGCGGATGACGCTGCTGTGCCGCGACCGCGAGGGCTATCTGAGCCTGTCGCGGCTGCTGACCCGCGCCTGGATGGAAGGCCATCGCCCCGAGGGCGGCGTGGCCGTGCACCCGGACTGGCTGAAGGCCGGCAACGCCAGCCTGTTCGCCCTGGCCGGCCGTGACAGCCTGGCCGGGCGCCTGGCGCTGGATGGCAAGCATGACCTGGCCGAACAGCAGCTGGCCGACTGGCAGCGCGTGTTCGGCGACGGCCTGCACCTGGAGCTGACCCGCACCGGTCGCGACGGCGAAGAAAGCTTCAACCAGTTCGCGCTGATGGCCGCCGGCCAGCGCGGCCTGCCGGTGGTCGCCAGCAACGACGTACGCTTCCTGTCGCCATCCGATTTCAGCGCGCACGAAGCACGCGTGTGCATCTCCACCGGCCGCGTGCTGGATGACCCCAAGCGCCCACGCGAGTACAGCGACCAGCAGTACCTGAAGTCGGCCGAGGAGATGTGCGCGCTGTTTGCCGACATCCCCGATGCGATCGACAACACGCTGGCGCTGGCCGAGCGCTGCAACATCGAGATGCGCCTGGGCACCTACTTCCTGCCCGACTATCCGGTGCCCGACGAGGAGACGCTGGACAGTTGGATCCGCAGCGAATCGCGCAAGGGCCTGGCCGCGCGCCTGGAAAAGAATCCCATCGCGCCCGGCATGACCGCGCAGGATTACAGCGACCGCCTCGAGTTCGAGCTGGACACCATCATCAAGATGGGCTTCCCCGGCTACTTCCTGATCGTGGCCGACTTCATCCAGTGGGGCAAAGCGCAGGGCATCCCGATCGGTCCAGGCCGTGGTTCCGGTGCCGGCTCGCTGGTGGCGTGGGCGCTGCAGATCACCGATCTGGACCCTCTGCCGTACAACCTGCTGTTCGAGCGCTTCCTCAACCCCGAACGCGTGTCGATGCCCGACTTCGACATCGACTTCTGCATGGACCGTCGCGACGAAGTCATCGACTACGTCGCACGCAAATATGGCCGCGAGCGGGTCAGCCAGATCATCACCTACGGCACCATGGCGGCCAAGGCGGTGGTGCGCGACTCCGGCCGCGTGCTCGGCTTCCCCTATGGCCTGGTCGACGGTGTCGCCAAGCTGATCCCGAACATCCTCGGCATCTCGCTGAAAGATGCGATGGGTGAGGGCAAGGACAGCGAGATGGCCTCGCCCGAGCTGATCCAGCGCTACCAGAGCGAGGACGATGTCCGCGACCTGATCGACCTGGCGCGGCAGCTGGAAGACCTCACCCGCAACGCAGGCAAGCACGCCGGCGGCGTGGTGATCGCGCCCGAGCCGCTGAGCGAGTTCTGCCCGCTGTTCGCCGAACACGATGAAGAGGGCCGCGGCAAGAATCCGGTCACCCAGTTCGACAAGAACGACGTTGAAGAAGTCGGCCTGGTGAAGTTCGACTTCCTCGGCCTGCGCACGCTGACGATCATCGACTGGGCGGTGAAGGCGATCAACAAGCGCCACGAGCGCGCCGGCATTCCGCCGGTGGACATCACCCAGCTGCCGCTGGACGATGCGCCCACCTACAAGGACATCTTCGCCTCGGGCAATACCGGTGCGGTGTTCCAGTTCGAATCCTCGGGCATGCGCCGCCTGCTGAAGGACGCCAAGCCCGACCGTTTCGAAGACCTGATCGCGCTGGTGTCGCTGTATCGCCCCGGCCCGATGGACCTGATTCCCTCCTTCGTCGACCGCAAGCACGGGCGCGAAGACGTGGAGTATCCCGATCCGCGCACCGAGCGCATCCTGCGCGACACCTACGGCATCATGGTGTACCAGGAGCAGGTGATGCAGATGGCGCAGATCGTCGGCGGCTACTCGCTGGGCGGCGCCGACCTGCTGCGCCGTGCGATGGGCAAGAAGGTGCCGGCGGAAATGGCCAAGCACCGCGAGATCTTCCGCGAAGGTGCGGCCAAGGACGGCGTCGGCGAAGCCAAGGCCGATGCGATCTTCGACCTGATGGAGAAGTTCGCCGGCTACGGCTTCAACAAGTCGCACGCCGCCGCCTACGCCCTGGTGAGTTACCAGACCGCCTGGCTCAAGCGCCATTATCCGGCCGAGTTCATGGCCGCGACGCTGTCTTCGGACATGGACAACACCGAAAAGGTGGTCGGCTTCCTGGACGAGGTGCGCAACCTCGGCCTGACCGTGCTGCCGCCGAAGGTGAACCAGTCCGCCTTCATGTTTGAAGCGGCCACGCCGGACACGATCCAGTACGGCCTGGGTGCGATCAAGGGCGTCGGCCAGGGGGCCTGCGAAGCGGTGGTGGACGAGCGCCTGCGCGGCGGCGACTACACCGATCTGCTCGACTTCTGCACGCGCATCGGTTCGGCCAAGCTCAACCGGCGCACGCTGGAAGCCATGATCAACTGCGGTGCGCTGGATGAGCTGGGTCACAACCGTGCCTCGCTGATGCTGCAGCTGCCGGAAGTGATCAAGGCCACCGAACAGATGGCGCGCGAGCGCGCGTCCGGCCAGAACTCGCTGTTCGGCGGCCCCGAGCCGGGCGTGCAGGCCATCCACCTGGAGCTGCAGGAAACCGACGAATGGCCGTTGCTGCAGCGCCTAAACGGCGAGCGCGACACGCTGGGCTTCTATCTCAGCGGCCACCCCTTCGATCCCTGGCGCGATGATGTGCGCGACCTGGTCGGTACCGACCTTGGCTCGGTGGAAAAGATCTGGAGTGCCAACAGCAACAGTGGCGGCGGCGAGAAGCGCTGGCGCCCGGAAGTGCAGACCGTGCTTGCCGGCCAGGTGGTCGGCGTGCGCCGCAAGGGCGAGAGCCAGATCTTCATCCAGCTGGAAGATGGTCGGGGCCGCGTCGAATGCAGCGCGTTCTCCGATGCCATGGCCGAGTTCGGCCACCTGATGACCAAGGACCGCATCCTGGTGGTCAAGGGCGGCCTGCGCGAAGACGAATTCAATGGCGGCTTCGCGTTGCGGATCCGCCAGTGCTGGGACTTCGACGAGGTCTGTGCGAACTACGCCACGCGCCTGTCACTGCGGCTGGACCTGCGCCAGCAGCGACCGGTGTGGGAACGCATCGACGCCCTGCTCGACCGCCACCGCCCCGGCCGCACGCCCCTGCGCTTGGACCTGCTGCTGAAGGGCCCCGATGGCGGCATCGCCGGCATGCTCGATGTCTCCGGGCAGAGCGCGGTGCGTGTCGATTCCAAGCTGATGGAGGCGCTGCGCGCCGAACCGGCCGTGCGCACGCTGAAGGTGCGCTACAGCCCGCCCTGGGCCAGCTGA
- a CDS encoding ribonuclease HII translates to MSRRHAAAASLALFDGAAVIDPGHRIAGVDEAGRGPLAGPVAVAAVVFDPQRPRLNGLDDSKQLTAARREQLHDRILDRALAWHVVLVDVEAIDRLNIYQATLQGMRDVVAAVAHVAGFARIDGNVVPKGLVLPAQALVGGDGIDRAIMAASILAKVSRDRYMLDLHARHPQYGFDQHKGYGTPAHLAALREHGPCAEHRRSFAPVRECLEAPAVATIA, encoded by the coding sequence ATGAGCCGTCGCCATGCCGCAGCGGCCAGCCTGGCCCTGTTTGATGGCGCCGCGGTGATCGACCCCGGCCACCGCATCGCCGGTGTCGACGAAGCGGGTCGGGGACCGCTGGCTGGCCCCGTCGCGGTGGCAGCGGTGGTGTTCGATCCGCAGCGGCCACGACTGAATGGTCTGGATGATTCCAAGCAGCTGACCGCGGCCCGCCGCGAGCAGCTGCATGACCGCATCCTCGACCGCGCCCTGGCCTGGCACGTGGTGCTGGTGGACGTGGAAGCCATCGATCGCCTGAACATCTATCAAGCCACGCTGCAGGGCATGCGCGATGTCGTCGCGGCGGTGGCCCATGTGGCCGGCTTCGCCCGCATCGATGGCAACGTAGTACCCAAGGGATTGGTGCTGCCGGCGCAGGCGCTGGTCGGCGGCGATGGCATCGACCGCGCGATCATGGCGGCCTCGATCCTGGCCAAGGTCTCGCGCGACCGCTACATGCTGGACCTGCACGCTCGCCACCCGCAGTACGGCTTCGACCAGCACAAGGGCTACGGCACCCCGGCACATCTGGCCGCCCTGCGTGAACACGGGCCGTGCGCGGAGCACCGGCGCAGTTTCGCCCCGGTGCGCGAGTGCCTGGAAGCGCCCGCTGTCGCGACCATCGCCTGA